In Cervus elaphus chromosome 31, mCerEla1.1, whole genome shotgun sequence, one DNA window encodes the following:
- the TRMT10C gene encoding tRNA methyltransferase 10 homolog C has protein sequence MSVSITFLRPFARVLVPFTLHRKRRVLYSTILQRYMSSKIPAASYPNKESTPPPEELELDRWKITMKSSVQEEDVSTVSSIEGEDPLAATRELVEMWRLLGKEVPEHFSEEELKTLMECVSKSSKRKYLKYLYIKEKMKKARQIKKEMKKAEKEEVKKEQLPETVKEDKPQNFLFLRLWDRNMDIAMGWKGAQAMQFGQPLVFDMAYDDYMKPKELQNAVSQLLESEGCNRRDIDPFHIYFCNLKTDGAYYKELVKRYGEKWNKLLLTATEKSHVDLFPKDSIIYLTADSPNVMTTFKHDKIYIVGSFVDKKMQPGTSLAKAKRLKLATECLPLDKYLQWDTGTKNLTLDQMIRILLCLKNTGSWEEALKFVPRRKHAGYLEISQHSQEFLNRMKKSKTFNSFPRGSINRHRKSSLKENI, from the coding sequence ATGAGTGTCAGTATCACCTTCTTAAGACCTTTTGCCAGAGTTTTAGTGCCATTTACCCTTCATAGGAAGAGAAGGGTTTTATATTCAACAATTCTGCAGAGATACATGTCTTCCAAAATACCAGCTGCATCCTATCCTAATAAGGAGAGTACACCACCTCCTGAAGAGCTGGAGTTGGATAGGTGGAAAATTACAATGAAATCTAGTGTGCAAGAAGAGGATGTTTCAACAGTCTCAAGTATCGAGGGTGAAGATCCTCTAGCTGCCACCAGGGAGTTAGTTGAGATGTGGAGGTTGCTTGGCAAAGAAGTACCAGAACACTTCAGTGAAGAAGAGCTCAAAACGCTTATGGAATGTGTTTCTAagtcatcaaaaagaaaatatttaaaatacttatatattaaggaaaaaatgaaaaaagccagacaaataaaaaaggaaatgaaaaaagcagaaaaagaagaagttaAAAAAGAGCAGCTACCAGAAACCGTTAAGGAAGATAAACCACAAAACTTTCTATTTCTACGACTTTGGGATAGGAATATGGACATTGCAATGGGCTGGAAAGGTGCCCAGGCCATGCAGTTTGGACAGCCTTTGGTTTTTGACATGGCTTATGATGACTATATGAAACCAAAAGAATTGCAGAATGCTGTTTCCCAACTTTTAGAAAGTGAAGGATGTAACAGAAGAGATATTGATCCTTTCCATATTTATTTCTGCAATCTTAAAACAGACGGTGCCTACTATAAAGAGTTAGTTAAACGTTATGGAGAAAAATGGAACAAATTGCTTTTAACAGCAACAGAAAAGTCTCATGTAGATTTGTTTCCAAAAGATAGTATTATATATTTAACTGCAGATTCTCCCAATGTTATGACTACTTTCAAACATGACAAAATTTATATAGTGGGGTCGTTTGTTGATAAGAAAATGCAGCCAGGCACATCCCTAGCCAAAGCAAAACGGCTGAAGCTGGCAACAGAATGCCTTCCATTAGATAAATATCTGCAGTGGGACACTGGTACCAAAAATCTCACTTTAGATCAAATGATACGTATTTTgttatgtctgaaaaatactggTAGCTGGGAAGAGGCTCTGAAGTTTGTTCCTAGGAGAAAACATGCTGGTTATCTGGAGATTTCTCAGCATTCTCAAGAGTTTCTCAAcagaatgaagaaatcaaagacttTTAATTCATTTCCAAGGGGCTCTataaatagacacagaaaaagcagcTTGAAGGAGAACATTTGA
- the LOC122687597 gene encoding putative protein FAM172B, whose translation MEIEWLPVTQKLSFRKFIEQSDLLEELKYDFNEKAELRHTETHGPFAFNYYKNVLERNSKRYWALGHLLEQYIYELLEKVCKLQKVYIPPEADEEPRSFFFMSERALSNHHSALLVLLQDHGVVRAGQWSQQAIIHHGLQHGSQIPCIQMALQAHYDVIVLNPNDNFVDQQTGKEWKGLLTQNVEFSSRKMVQTESFSLQESLQCIPKRCSNTPEEHMAYIWDYFISKTEGKDVAFIVHGYGGLVFMDLLVRKKWDVMSKVYAVALIDSEHHVGHQLGSDVQLLEWIKQHCREWVTSPKPLDKPATTILKKEFPTVSAGTEKHNLAPSSSLQSIFKYFRKALKAKAAINFSRVSIVTRSSTKRKQSA comes from the exons ATGGAAATAGAG TGGTTACCAGTGACTCAGAAACTGAGCTTCCGAAAATTTATTGAACAATCTGACTTACTAGAAGAACTTAAATATGACTTCAATGAAAAAGCTGAATTGAGACACACTGAGACACATGGGCCTTTTGCCTTTAACTATTATAAAAATGTCCTGGAGAGGAACAGCAAGCGCTACTGGGCCCTGGGCCATTTGCTTGAACAATACATTTATGAACTTTTGGAGAAAGTGTGCAAATTACAAAAAGTATATATCCCACCAGAGGCTGATGAGGAACCAAGAAGCTTCTTTTTCATGAGTGAGAGAGCATTATCAAATCATCATTCTGCTCTTCTTGTCCTTCTTCAAGACCACGGGGTCGTTAGAGCTGGTCAGTGGAGTCAGCAGGCAATAATACATCATGGTCTCCAACATGGAAGTCAGATACCGTGTATTCAGATGGCACTGCAGGCACATTATGATGTAATTGTGCTAAACCCCAATGACAATTTTGTGGACCAGCAGACAGGAAAAGAGTGGAAAGGACTTTTAACACAAAATGTTGAGTTCTCTTCCAGAAAAATGGTTCAGACAGAGAGCTTCTCTCTCCAGGAGTCTCTCCAATGTATTCCAAAAAGATGCAGCAACACCCCTGAAGAACACATGGCTTATATTTGGGATTACTTCATttcaaagactgaaggcaaggaTGTTGCCTTCATTGTACATGGTTATGGAGGCTTGGTTTTTATGGACTTGCTTGTTCGTAAAAAGTGGGACGTGATGAGCAAAGTATACGCTGTTGCACTTATTGACTCTGAACATCACGTAGGACACCAGTTGGGAAGCGATGTCCAGTTATTAGAATGGATAAAGCAGCACTGCCGTGAATGGGTGACAAGTCCAAAGCCTTTGGATAAACCTGCAACAACCATTTTGAAAAAGGAGTTTCCTACAGTTTCTGCTGGTACAGAAAAACACAACTTAGCCCCTTCCTCTAGCCTTCAgtctatttttaaatactttagaaAAGCTTTGAAAGCCAAAGCAGCTATTAATTTCTCTCGAGTGTCCATAGTGACTAGAAGCTccacaaaaagaaagcaaagtgctTAA